CGCAACATTTTTTTGTgtagatttgaacaaatttggggactatatgcatacaaattcaacaaataaatttccaatgtATTCATTGTCCACCCTAATATTCACGACTGGCTTCGATTAAATTCAAACGAAAAGTATTTGCACATTCAGTTTCTCCTTTGCACATATTTCGAGGTTGCCCCTTGGGGGTTTtaagccaagaaagaaaaaaacgtaCTGcgagtttttgtgaaaaatgattttttcgtttTGAGAGATTAATAGCAGTTCATAGTTCGGAATTGTTACCCTTCTGGAAATCTGTAAAACTATGTATACCCATAGTAATTGtttattttgtgtattttaccaatttttccaaaaaagaaaagaaactataaaaatcgactaaaatagcatttagtttaatgaactttagcattttttcttttaaatatttgtctctAGATCAATAACAATATAAAGAACATGTTCCTTGCGAATATTAACGTTGCTGAGGTTCAAagtaaagaactttttttcatgcctgaaattgaagaaacataatttttaacgataaacaatctcattttttttaaccacTGAACTAGAACTAGAAGAAACCTATTTTTAGTAGACTTTTATcgagtttttcttattttttacaaaataattagttaaaatacaCAATATAAACATCTGGTAAGGGTATATTTGTATTGATTTCAGGAATTGAAACAATTTGGAactatgaaattattttcatttttggcgTCGTTGtcgaaaaaaataagatttttaattattaaaaatgagttttcttcCATTTTGGAgataaaacatgtttttaaaaataaaatttagtttgttaAACTAAATGCTATGTTAgtcgatttttctatttttttttctattttttgggggaaattgtttaaaatacacaaaataagAATCTAGTGAtagtatatttttatagatttcaaaaagggaAACAAGTTTAAAGTACGAAATGCTATTCGTATTTTGtgtcgtttttgagaaaaataatatttttaatcgttaAGGTAGTTGtcatgccaaaagtcagatatctaaaaaaatagtttttcattccaaataaaaaacattattttgtatgaaaaatattaaaattcacaaaaaaaatattaattttaacaatgtttttcgCAGTTGAATTGTTTCTGATCGTAGCttcttactaatttttaaaaaatcattacatttcaataaaattttaaacaaataattattttttaagattatttagttatttttaaaattgggaacagAGTCATAGAGAGTGGTTTCCCGAAAAAAATAAgccgtaatttattaaaatgcaatcatttttcaaaaattggtaagaagggAGGGTCAGAAACAATGCAATTGCAAAAAAACATGCttcaaatgaatgtttttttttgtgaattttaatatttttcataaaaaataatgttttaaattttgaataacatcagttataatatttttattcatgaaatcatagaaaaactattttttcagatatctgacttttggcataACTaccttaaaagtgaaaaaaaagtttttctcaaaaacgcgtagtacgattttttctttttttggcttaaaataacaGAGGAGCATTCCCGAAACACGTTCAGATGAGAAACTGTATTTGAAAGCTCTTTCAGGTTGTATTTAGTCGGGACTAGCCTTGTATGAATTTATGAgtcgaaatatttaattataattctctCTGCAGGGCAAGTCCGTTTGAAAAATGCATCAGTTCTCATCGTGGGAGCTGGAGGTCTTGGTTGTCCATCAGCATTATATTTAGCAGGAGCGGGAATCGGACATATTGGAATAGTTGATTATGATGATATCGAAATTAACAACCTCCACagacaaatattattttcatcagCAGATATTGGCACACCAAAAGTAGAGGCGGTAAAAGTCGCcctgaaaaggtgaattttttgaagtagcaatttaaaagtttcattaaatTACAAGGTGGATTTGGATTGTCGTCAACccaaaaaatctgtccacgttcgatttcaacagtttttaaataattagttgaattgtaatgtttttcaattatgctataaTTTaccttacaatgcgtaattcaaaattttttacctcaacaaattttcgattcaaaatttttatttctaagcttacattttttatttttaaaaattttaaatgttctcttatagacttgaacaaataaaaaataaaatcctttgatgttaaaaactttggataaaaaacatttttatcaataaataaataatttttttaaatttatctgtacattaagtaataaaaagtcaacaaaacCGATTTGACAAAAccattttaaaccagttcaaaatttaagaattttaatattttaacgttaaaacttaaacggtttcaatttgaaagtcttcgtcattaaacaaatgtgaaagtgtgactgaaagtttataaactattttcaacttaaaaataacttcataataatatattcttaattaaaggattttattaaatttaaaatattgtttcagtctaaaatattcaatttttaacccattcaatttgaaatttttaatttaaaaaaaagattaattattgaatatttagcaatatttgcatttttatttaagacaagtaaattgaaaccaaatgtttaaaagtaaagaatgtttaactgatttttttgacatagaaaacctggaattgttaaaatttcgaagagtctttaaactttgaacgttataatttttatttttgtatttgaaaaatgcttcatttgtaagtgacatttttaaatttcgatgtataatttacaaataaacatttgtagaaaaaatttcagtaattttaagagatatttagaagttaaaaagattaaaaattatcaagctAATTTTAGAAAGTATTctaaaaatcttctagaatcttttttgaaaattttgtttaaatctttgaaaaactttttaaatattctcttaaaataatttttcaaaatggaaagttatttttaattttcacaggaatcttaaaaaaaaggtttttattcttttgaagcctttaacCATTCTTGAAacgaatctaatttttttgtttaaaatctgcgaaaatctacattttgttttatattaggctataattttaatttttacattaggtttgaatcttttcaaaacttctacatatctcttaaaattattcgacTTTCGCCTACAactaataaatgttcaattgttatttatacatccaaattgtgaagaaattttctaaaatttgcaggattttctgaaaattgtagacaaaattcaatttattttgacagatatttagaagttcagttaaaattttttcaatttttcaatatttgatgtttccagcttaaaattccttaaaaacataattttgagaatttgaaagttcattgattgattttttaatttagaacattgacaatggtaacgtggatttatatttttttattttgaaaaatgttagtaccttcaattttatacgcgcaaattattgagcatttgaatacacaaaattttaattcaaaactttttaatttcattaaaaaaatttaacaactccaCTTTGAGTAATTTCATtttcagctcagtttttattacctcaagtggaaaattgtttagctttagttttccatgttttaaatttcatttaccctgaaaaattttttcgaaccgggaaaaaaccgggaaatggccgggcatttatttcgtcgattaaaacggccactctgtactttgtaaaaaaaattaattttgtatattaaagattcgtaattacggttgagaattcaactatttgattttaaataaatttttatgttaaaaattctacttcttttgtaggaaattcatctttttggcgtgcaaattcaacaatttggtagaaagtgaaactatttggtttaaaattagattttttagttagaaaaccatatttttgggttaaaaattcattttatttgtagaGAATCCATCTTTTCggctttaaaatgaaataattgtgtagaaaatttaataaatttcttggaaattaatttttttaaaatattttttaaatctgaaaatgttactgttCAAGGttcggttaaaactttatccagcttatatttgaaaagttggaaatttgtctttttttatagaacgtTAATATTCTtggccaaaaatgttttttttttttttattgaaaattagtttttttttcaaggttatttttttatcaagagtttttatctgaaaattacctattctatttttggttgaaactttacactgtatattgtagaaaatacaaattcaactattagatagaaaattaatgtattttgttgaaaagtcgtccttttaggtagaaaattattaatcaaaagtccaatgttttctaaaacattcatatattcaaatttcaaatatttgattgaattttaatcttttttttataaattccactATATTCTTGAAACGtgatatttttatgctaaaaattcaactatttgattagaaatttaaatattttgttaaaagatgatttatttttggaaaacttaacttttttgttaaatttacaattatggtggaaaattcaactatattgttgaaaattcattcttttggattaaaaatttatctttcttggttgaaaagtgcttttttgtttaaatttcagctgtcttcgaaaaaattcttctttttggcttgaaaattgtaccatttggttaaatcttttactattttttggaaaactcgtctcttttattgaaaagttaatatATATGGTTGtcagtgcaactgtttggttgaaagttatttttttaattcgtcactttgtattgaaaattcacctctttgagAAGATaatcgtttttggttcaaaattcaactattttgttgaaagtgcaatgtatttcgacttgaaatctttggaatttaaagtgtttcctattgatttcaatattttatctacattaattttatttataagaatttacaaACGTCAAATCCGGTTTTCGCCAACGGCTACGTTGCTTTCGGGGGAAGGAGAAGGTCGAAAAAGGCCCAAAATTGCTGACGTAGTTTATGTATTGCCTAAGAACgctaagaaaaatgtgaaaagcGGGAATTTTACAGGACATTTATTCGTACGGGACATGCACGGGATTCATTTTCGAAGCGAGAAATTTCCATATACTAAAGTTGAAGTTTATAAAATGCTTTATGATTGTTGTGACTGAAAGagtctaaaataaatttagaagtaaacattttttttgcattataaaTATTGCTCTTCTAGGTGCAaagtttttttatactaaaaagaaaaatttataacggtcagggaaaataaaaaattggccagGGAAAAGACAAGCAGTTTCGAAATTGGGATAACTGATATTGTTTCGTAGTGTAAATTTTTTAAGTCGGAAACGTTCGAAatctaataatttcaaattcagtgattaaaaaataaacaaatttatatttctttaattattatcgatctattttaaatttattaccattccaaaattgattatttcaaactaaaagcgaatttcaactttattaagaggtttcaaagattttcgaatttcagaaaaattcaaaggaatttgaaaAGGTATCCAGGATatgaattatatttgaaagatttctagggatttctaagaattttaagggatttcatcaCGTTTAAGGGATTCGtaggttttcaagaaaaaatataatattttaagcgCTTTTGAAGATCTCGAAGGATTGAAAAAGATTGCGGATTCTTCCAGGAATTTTTAGAGGGTCGCAACAGATTTCAGGGGTTCTAAAGTATGTttctacaaatattataaatatttgaaaatgcatgaCACTAttttggaatatcacaaataGGCCCGAGGCCTGAGATATATAAAACAGGTTAGGACTTGTATCTGATTATCtgcttttaaaatatgttttagacATAACAGCAGTGTAAAAGTTACTCCCtacaaaatgcaaattaaaagtgACAATGCCTTGAACATTATAAAGGACTTTGATGTCGTATTGGATGCCACTGATAACGTAGCTACACGATACTTATTGAATGATGCTTGTGTCATTAGTGGAAAACCTCTGATCTCTGGATcagctttaaaatttgaaggacaACTTACAGTTTACAATTACGACGGGCCTTGCTACAGATGCATATTTCCAAAACCACCACCTCCTCAAGCTGTAACAAATTGTAGCGATGGTGGTATTCTCGGGACAGGTATAATGACTTTTCATTACAATTAAATctcatttgaaatataaaatctcATTTAGATTAAATAGGGTGGCGATTCggtggacgatttcaaattcccgattTTCCGGTTcaagtttttctattttcctggtcaactaaaagtaacatattcatacttTTCGCTAagcgtaataatttttttcaattcttgacgTCCATTCTTAACATCCTTTTACACAgcagagcaaaaaattgcaaaataaatcaattttgaactaaaatatcaattttaaacaaaaaatgaaatagtttaacttttagttgaaagaattaattttaaaaaaaaacaggttttaaagaaaatagttccgTTTGACCATAAAActtatgaatgtttaactaaaatgatgaaccttttaCTAgagtaattgcatttttgaccaaaatgatgaattttcaaccaagaagattaatttaaacaaaaaaagataaatttttaaataaaaaagaaaaattttaaaccaaaaaataaataattaagtctttagtcaaaaaatgaatattcgacCAAAGAatagaacttttatcaaaaataatggaacattcaactggaataattgttacattttcagtttaaaaaacaaaaaaattttaaaccaaagagtaaacaaattttcgagaaaaaagtaaaatattcgaCAACGATCATTTCTTTCCACTCAAagaaaaaacgaagtttttaatcaaatatttcatattgcaaacataaaaatgaattttttattaaaatgatgaatcctaaacaaaaaatatattaataacgcaatagattaactttcaaccaagtaattttatttgcaatataaaagatgaattttttaactaaaatgataaatatttaactgaaatacttgaattttgtataatatGTTGTAAAATggctaaattttttgttaaaaaccttattcttaataaaaaatagattttaagcaaaatagtttaatttcctactagaatagttcattttctagttaaaaaaatgattttcaggaaagtagttaatttttcaaccagagatgaattttcaattaaaattattattcttcaaccaaaaaaatatattctaacaaaagagttgaactttcaaccaagtaattttatttacaatttaaaagatgaattttcaactaaattgataaatattaagctggaatacttgaattttccaccgaaaagaagaatttttaaacaagaagattaacttgaaaagaaaaagatcattttctattaaaaaatcgtttttttcaacaatatatggATTTCCatgaagtaattgaattttcaattaaaaaatacaaattttcattcaaattgttgaactttgaccaagaaatgatcaattttcatccacaaAAGATACATATATTCAGCCAAAAATGATATggttaacttttctgttaaaaatctaattcttaaaaaacagcaaaaaacagattttaaacaaaatcgtctaattttttactggaatagttaaatttttagttaaaaaattgattttcaacaaagtagttacattttcaacgagagattaattttcaattaaaatgatgaatctttaaccaaaaaaataatttgtaaaaaaagagttaaaccgaacagaagaatttttaaagaagagcattatgttacaaaaaaaaagataattttttatttaaagaaatcgatttttcaacacaatatgtggatttttaagaaaattgcagatgaatttctaattaaaatgatgaattttcaacagcaacaaataatcatttttaaccaaagagttcaacttttaaccaaatattttagtttttgactaacgaaagataaattcgcaacgaacaatgtaataaaatattctattataaatcagtaatatttcttctttgaaataattctgCTCTAAAAACTCCTTGCAgtactttctttatctaaaatttgtGAGAGGGAACTTTCAAATCGTGACAAATTCTGACTTGTAACAGGGATTCTTCTAAATTCCTTTGTTCTAAATCCGAataaaaattctgctaaaaaattccgttccatgtcaaaaattccctgttggAAGTCAAAATAAATTAGGAGTGAGTAAAActtgataaatccatttttttaaattgaggaaatGATTGTCtatatgtttgaaatatcaattcttaaagattttaaatacttcaaaattctctttaaaatactGTAACACTTTGGTTTTCAGTCGTGGGAGTGATAGGTGTCCTACAAGCGCAGGAGGcgataaaaataattctgaatttacCAGGAGTTCTTTCTGGTCGACTTTTATTGTTTGACGGATTAGAAACTACATTCAGAAATATTCGCTTACGTCTCAAAAATCCAGATTGTCTTTACTGCGGACAAAGCGCTAAGAAATGCGAATTGATAGACTACGAACAATTTTGTGGAGCGCAAGCAGTAGATAAAAATcctgatttaaaagttttgaaaaactacGAAAGAATAACAGTagataaatataatgaaatagcaTGTGAAAAGTCTCATGTTTTGATAGATGTTCGCTCTCCCGAAGAGTTTGAAATTTGTCGACTCAAAAAGTCGATTAACATTCCAATCAGTGACATTGACAAAGAAAGCAGTCTCGACACGATTAAAAGTGAGATTTATAAAACTGGATCTGATGTTCCGAATGGTTCGTACTTATTTTACTTTaacgaataaataaaattaagaatttatttaaacaaaaattaaaatactaaaatttcttgCAGTTTTCGTTCTGTGTCGGAGGGGAAATGATTCGCAAAAGGCAGTGCGAATTTTGCAAAATGTGCTACCTGATCAATTAGAAATTAAAGATATCGTCGGTGGTCTTCATGCCTGGGCGACAAAAATTGACCTGCGGTTCCCAGTGTACTAACCAGAAAACAAAACTTTCCTTTTGTATAGTTTGTATATTTTCTCTATACTTTTTGGGCTACCTCTGAGTTTAAACTCAAGTTTTTATATGTATTGTTAACATATTTTGCTTATAAATAAACTCTTTTCTATTTcacatatattaattttctctatAACTATTGACCGATCTATGTCACCCTATTTCACAATGAAATGACACATCGGACTATGATTgcacaaatttcatgaattacatataatattttagttttcttcATCAGGATAGATACTAGTTTCGGGATGTTTGTAATGAAGGTCAGAAAGATTTCGCATTTTTTCGGCTGCTTGTTCAGGAGTTAAATCGCGTTGAGGCTGAGCTAAAAGTTCATATCCAGCTATATGTTTTTTTATGTTTGCTGATCGTAGCAACGGTGGAAGATAAATTCCATGAAAGGTCCAGTAACTGCAATCTTTATTCGAATCTGGCCCAGTTGGTGCACCTGAAATTGATAAGAAAAagattatattcaatttttagaacAATTCTTGAAACGAAATGATGTAGAAAGTAAAATCTAAAGAGCAGGCGTTATTACCATGCCACCCCATTGAATAtggaaatgaacatttgaagAGATTGTCGTATTTAGTGCAGAGTTTTTTCATGACAATTGCAAGCGATTCTTGCTGGGTTTTGGTCAAATTTTGCATTCTCTGAACTTGCTTCTTTGGCAGGACCATGGTTTCGAAGGGCCAGACTGCCCAAAATGGCACAACTACGAGCCAATCTCGATTATCTATTACGATTCGTtcctttggaaataaaattattgtaaaagttaAAGATTGATTTAATTTCCATCTTTTAATTTCGCCTACAATATTTTTTCTACCTAGAAATTATTCGAACCTTTTTCAAAAGTTCCTTCTGCATATAATCGACAAGAAGAGGGTTTCCTTTTTTACGATAGTAATCAGAGAGTAACCTGTCCTTGGCTCGGGCTTCATTCGGTAAATAGGAACTTGCCCAAATTTGACAGTGTGG
This Belonocnema kinseyi isolate 2016_QV_RU_SX_M_011 chromosome 3, B_treatae_v1, whole genome shotgun sequence DNA region includes the following protein-coding sequences:
- the LOC117170342 gene encoding adenylyltransferase and sulfurtransferase MOCS3 — protein: MEEELLIEEIRSLQKLLLEKETRLADLKREKQILQANGLNNEEIARYSRQILLPEISVKGQVRLKNASVLIVGAGGLGCPSALYLAGAGIGHIGIVDYDDIEINNLHRQILFSSADIGTPKVEAVKVALKRHNSSVKVTPYKMQIKSDNALNIIKDFDVVLDATDNVATRYLLNDACVISGKPLISGSALKFEGQLTVYNYDGPCYRCIFPKPPPPQAVTNCSDGGILGTVVGVIGVLQAQEAIKIILNLPGVLSGRLLLFDGLETTFRNIRLRLKNPDCLYCGQSAKKCELIDYEQFCGAQAVDKNPDLKVLKNYERITVDKYNEIACEKSHVLIDVRSPEEFEICRLKKSINIPISDIDKESSLDTIKSEIYKTGSDVPNVFVLCRRGNDSQKAVRILQNVLPDQLEIKDIVGGLHAWATKIDLRFPVY
- the LOC117170344 gene encoding probable galactose-1-phosphate uridylyltransferase, whose translation is MASSQTFDPTEHQHIRYNPLKGEWVLISPHRMKRPWGGHVEPLEDDDLPEYDPSNPLCPGNTRANGELTPKYEKTFCFDNDFPALLEDAPSPPKSDDPLFCMDSARGKCKVMCFHPKSNVTIALMKTSEIVEVIKQWINEMLDLGRKWTWVQIFENRGALMGCSNAHPHCQIWASSYLPNEARAKDRLLSDYYRKKGNPLLVDYMQKELLKKERIVIDNRDWLVVVPFWAVWPFETMVLPKKQVQRMQNLTKTQQESLAIVMKKLCTKYDNLFKCSFPYSMGWHGAPTGPDSNKDCSYWTFHGIYLPPLLRSANIKKHIAGYELLAQPQRDLTPEQAAEKMRNLSDLHYKHPETSIYPDEEN